Part of the Impatiens glandulifera chromosome 8, dImpGla2.1, whole genome shotgun sequence genome is shown below.
tttttaagtatgtGGTCGTGGGTTCGATTCCCACAGAGgtgtttttatgtttgttttttttacttttgcataaatgaaatagtattgaaagaaatgaaacaaaagcaaattaaacattcattaacaaatatccaaataaagtagttcactttttacatattattattttcttaattagaattaatttattttattgaagtaATCTTCAGTCCTACTCTTGAATCCAATTTGTCCAAAAGTCAATGCCAAGAACAATCTCATGTGCCAAGTGAGAGCAGGGCCAGTTGGGAAGTGAGCAAGCTCAGTCCCAATGCTGGAAAAGAAGAGTCCGGTCAAACTGTTGTCGTTGATCGCCGGAATACTGGAAGGTGTTAACCATCCGATCAACCCAAACCCAATCACGTTCAGATCTTTCCAATCCCTCTCGAAActacaatcaatcaaacaaaaaaatttcaattctattcttattttcttacattacatacatacatgatacATAACATGTAAACTTTCCACTTGAGGCTTTTGCAACCATCAAAGGGTTTATGGCTTTAACTGGAGCCTTTAGGAATCCTGAGCTCAGTCTCACCTTAGCGAAATGCTGAGCACTTAGAGAAACGGTAAGTCCTTGGATAAACATAACCATTTCTCTACAAATGAGAATTTGATttatgcaaaagtaaaaaaaaaaaacataaaaacaccGTCTATGGGAATCGAACCCACGACCACATACTTAAAAGAAACGCACTCTACCAACTAAGCTAAGACAACTCATGTTTAATTATGTAGTTTTAacataattgaatataaaatagtGTATCACAATTCACCAAACGaaaagtccttagcgaaacggtaagcacttagcgaaacggtaagcacttagcgaaacggtaagcacttagcgaaacgataagcacttagcgaaacggtaagcacttagcgaaacggtaagttcTTGGAGAAACTTCCTtgaaacggaacccatatgatccgagattatctgcaaatattATCATCGACgtatatgaaccaatatgaaccacaaatatgaaccaatatgaatcaaataccaaatataaaccaatatgaatcaaataagaacaggttattttatataacaataggtttaaggttagggtttgaaaaaatgaagatcgtataataaaaaaaatcgatttaggttagggTGAAATAAAGATTAGGTAAATAAGAACGTAAATCTGTATCTGCATAAGCACCGTCGCCgccgtcgccgccgccgccgccgtgaaagagagaacaaaagaagatggagaaagaaaatgaaagaaatgaaaaattagagtatttatactaaacataatccacttagcgaaacgctaaatcacttagcgtttcgcgacaagggtaaaatcgtccaaaaaaaataaaatcaccccGAGCCgcaataaaattaacaaattaccgtcagatcaaataacctcatctttgaggttatttgatcaaatttcccataAAAATGAAAGGTAGAAATAGTTTAGGTAAATTACAAATTTCATATTCttttttacataataaaatatacgtAACAATGTCTTATTCTTATGTATGAAATAGAATTGTTTAGGAGCTTTAGATGGAACATATATTCCCGTAAATATGGGAGAAGATATGAAAACAATGTATAAAAATCGAAAAAGACAAATTACAACAAACATGCTTGAAATATGCTCTCATGATATGATGtttcttttagaaaaaaaagcttagcaccattttattaaaagaaatgtgGTCACAAGGGAATTATACACATATCACAAAAACACATTTAACAATTTAACTATACGTAGAATTTGTCGTCTAACGGTTCGAACCCATGACCTTTTAAGGAGGATGAGAATATTCACATATTATTATCACAAATGATGTGAAGTTCATTTATATTAAGTGGTTGTGTAAAGTTTTAATAGATCCAATTAATAGAATGTTCTAAATATTTCtcaagataaatatatataactatttatttatataaaagaatttttaaCATCGTTTAAATGACATAAATATCATTTAGGTTATTGGGTGTTGGATGgtcatttcaaattttgaaaatttttcaaCATGAAGAATATTGATGCAAAAATATAAActcttttttcatttataaatatttactatattaatttataatattattgtataaggaaaaaataatttatattatttttagaaaatatataaattaaatattaaaaaattctaaaataaaaaatgtttaattaaaatatatttaaaaattttaaaaactgaaataaaatattaaaaaatatttaaaattattgagaaaaacagttcaaacttaataataaataaagttaatttaaaaaattgaatacctcttttacttttattgaaaaaacaaaagttaACAGTTAACACTTTCaataaatattcttttgtatatatattttatctagaGAATACCATCT
Proteins encoded:
- the LOC124913121 gene encoding photosystem I subunit O-like; protein product: MVMFIQGLTVSLSAQHFAKVRLSSGFLKAPVKAINPLMVAKASSGKFTCYVSCIFERDWKDLNVIGFGLIGWLTPSSIPAINDNSLTGLFFSSIGTELAHFPTGPALTWHMRLFLALTFGQIGFKSRTEDYFNKIN